Genomic segment of Panicum virgatum strain AP13 chromosome 2K, P.virgatum_v5, whole genome shotgun sequence:
AGAACTACAGATGGACAAGGAATTTCCCCCCTTCTTCAGATAATATGCAAAAAGAATATATGTTAGAAGAGGTCTGCTAGCGTATGACGAAGAGAACACCAAGTATAGCTATGGAAGGAACGATATAACAGAATCTTCAGGAAGGAGGAGAAAACCATCTCAAGCTTCATCTTTATCTTAACGAAGGCATCAGGTTCTGGACTTTCGCCGGAACTAGGCACCTTGACTCCTTAGTAGGCCATATCTTTGGTGAGTAGTCTTTTTCTCCTTTCTGGGCTGGCCCAGCGCTCTGCCTGGGCAGGAAGTTGTTACTGACGCCTATGTAATCTCTTCTATGCTGGACTAAATTGTCCAGGTCTTACAAAAAAAAAGTGCAGCTTACTTGATGACTGCGCATAATTTTTCACAGCGCCAAGGAACCTGTAGCTGTCCGGTTTCTTAAGTTGCTTTTCATCCAATCTCCATGATGGCCAAAGCTTTGTAAATATGATGTTACcaaatattttaattttcaatCTTCAACCATTTGGATCTCAGAAATGTTACTAGCTCTTCAGAGAATTCTATTTTGAATTTTCAGAAACAAGTGTGTGGATTGATGACATTGGCTTAGGATGTAGAGCTGACCAGGTATGCATCCATATATTTTGGATTCATTGTACTAGCATGGAAACTTAAAATAATTGCTTCCTACAAAAGCAGGGTAACATGGATGGATGATGTATAACTTTTTGGGTGTACAGGTGTTGATATTGGTTGAAATCCGTCGTTTATATTGTTTTCAGATGACAATAAGCGTTTGAACAGCATATCCCTGTGAAATAGTGCACACTTTAATACCTTACTGTGTAAGCTTACAAATGGCAACCAGTTCGCTAAAAAATGCTCAACCCTCAGCAGCCAGCCACTGTCAGAAGGATGGTTCAAGACTTCAAGTTTCAGCAGGTAGGTAGTCGTGAAAGTACCGGATCAAAAGGGAAGTGGCAGGTAGCTTTGAAGAGTCTTTACATAAAGAAGGTTGCTTTGTTTAAAAATGATGAGGCGCCTACATGGAAATGAGCTCTTCTAGTCTTTGGAAAATGGAAACAGCCTCCACTTGCAAGTAAAAGAACCATTTTCTGGGTATACTTTGggaatacaaaaaaaaaagaggaaattgAAGTTCAGATAAAAGTGAAACTTCAAGCATGTACTTTAACATATTTGAAATCCCTAATGAGATATCTGGTAAAGCATTTCTTCAGCGGTAGATGTGACAATTTAAGCTTGATGTCATGAATAATTTGTGACTTAGGGAAGCTCAAAGAATGTCACTAATAATACTACTAAGAGTATGCATTTCAGTATTGATCCCGGGAACAAAGCAAAGACAAAGTTACTGAAGTACTCGTAttacatttttttcttgaaagaaCATTCGTATTGCATTGGGTGTGTTGCCACCACTCACAGCCCACCATGGGCCCTGCACGTGCAAATGGCTGGTGCCCATGCGGCCATGCCTCTGAGCCTGTTCGGCTGACCGCATGAATAGTGTAGGActggtagaatgaatagtattctGTGAGAGGAAATAAGCCGAGACAAGCCAAGACAAGACAAGCCGAACAACCTAGTGACAGAAGCAAATAACATAAGCAAAAAAAGAGAATGGGGACAAAGGCAAAGCGATGATCTGCTTCCAAGCTAGTGACACGTGTAAGTGTTGTGACGCTTTGCCGGCGGCATATAATCGTGTGACAAGGATTGGCCACGTACTCCAGTAGATTCAGTGTCTAGTGTCTACTACATACACTAAAGCAATTCTCTATCGGGAGAAGAATGGGCACAATGTATCTAGTGAGTTGTTAAATACTCTGCTCAGTATATTGGTTCGGTGTGCTGCAAGCAACCGTTTCACGACTATCCTAGCAATGTTCTATGCAGAAAGAAAGAAACTAGTTGCTACGATTCAACGCAGGTAGCCTAAATGTTCCCTCTAATGCGATTTTATATAAGGATAAGGAGCAAATCTCATTTTATAATCCCAGCAGATGTCCTACAGCCGTGTAGTATTGAATCCAGTACAGTACATAGGAATCTCAGGCCAAATtcgattaaaaaaaaaactgaacgcTGAAGACTGAAACTAGGCTGAAACAGAGTAACTAACCTTGATGTAATCCCAGAGGAAGCAGGACGGCATGATGAGCGGCGGTCGCACGAAGGTGAGCCTGACGAGCCGGCGCacctcctccggccgccgcggcacgagcagcgccgctgcctccccgACCCCGGCCACCGGGAACAGCCCCTCCGCCAGGTCCTTCTCCTCGAGGCACACCCCGGCGCAGATCATGGCCACCCTCTCGACCGCCTCCGGGAACATGGCCGCCATCCGGTAGCCGACGAAGCCGCCGTAGCTGACCCCGACCAGCCCGAACCTGGGGATCCCGATGGCGTCCATGGCCGCCTTGATCGTGGACGCCTGGAAGGCGTCGGAGCGGTCGGGGAGGCGGGTGCAGGAGCCGCCGAAGAAGACGAGGTCGGGCACGATGGGGTCGAAGCCGGCGGCGATGAGCGGGCGGAGGTAGGGCGCCCACTGCCAGGTGGCGGAGGCGCCGAagccgtggaggaggaggagcgggttccgcggcggcctggacggcaCCCAGATgtggacggtggcggcggcttgggCCGGGTCGAGCCCCGCGGGGAGCGGgatggcgagcgggcggagcccCGCCCTGAGGAAGCGGCGGCTGAAGCAGCGGTCCCGCGCCGCGGCGAAGCTGAGCACGCACCGCCCCCtgctgccggcggccggcggcggggggagAGGCATTGCTGTGATCGCAGCAGGCGGGGCGTcgggtgcgcgcgcgcgcgccgggggcaggggaggcggtggtgcggTTAATCCTGGGGCTCTGCGTGTCTGCCGGCCTTGGGGCTTCTCCAAATGCTAATCCTTGTGTGGTACTCGTAAGGGCTTGTTTGGTTGCTGCCTGCCAGGCAGCTCGCCGGCCAGGCAGCACCATCCGACCCCAGGCCGATGAAATCGGACGCCTGGGATTGCTACCTGGGCTAGGCAGCTTTGTCAGGGTCTGAACCAAACAAGCCCTTAATTACAAGGAGAGAACGCCACTGGctatcctttcaaaaaaaaaacagagagaacGGCACTGGCTCACTGCATAGTGTAAATAAATCACAGAGACAACCACTCCCTAAATGCCCCtcctataatttgaaacttcTGCGTgtcagtaaaaaaaaattacttaTAGACTGACTAGTCCAGCTCTGGCTCTGCTTCTGAACATGGCTACTCGAGTTGCCGGTACGT
This window contains:
- the LOC120694531 gene encoding 2-hydroxy-6-oxononadienedioate/2-hydroxy-6-oxononatrienedioate hydrolase-like translates to MPLPPPPAAGSRGRCVLSFAAARDRCFSRRFLRAGLRPLAIPLPAGLDPAQAAATVHIWVPSRPPRNPLLLLHGFGASATWQWAPYLRPLIAAGFDPIVPDLVFFGGSCTRLPDRSDAFQASTIKAAMDAIGIPRFGLVGVSYGGFVGYRMAAMFPEAVERVAMICAGVCLEEKDLAEGLFPVAGVGEAAALLVPRRPEEVRRLVRLTFVRPPLIMPSCFLWDYIKVMGSVHIQEKTELLYALINGRQLSTLPKLTQPTLIIWGEQDRVFPMELAHRLNRHLEGNSRLVVIKNAGHAVNLEKPKEVCKNVIEFFKEPAAEAAKGDDKV